The following coding sequences lie in one Candidatus Cloacimonadota bacterium genomic window:
- a CDS encoding TldD/PmbA family protein, whose product MEQLIKQTLNKLAQPDISFADVRITRTDNEWLYFMNGFMRSYGSSMDSTAIGIRVLINGCWGFAGSRDLSAAAIDRLVRTAVRNARQGGNFIRNRVEFPALPATRAEYHHQPEIDPFKMPKEEKTACLRGLAEAIKPQGKIVHSMVMGQFMRQEKYYANSEGTYSHTSYYNTLPVMEVVASDGGQIQSRTWPGHMSAGRGGFELFEQQKFAENTDRIMKEAIDLLNAPTIEDDRADIIIGNGHLALQLHESVGHATEADRIFGMEISYAGKTFIKPEMLGSFQYGSPLVNIYSDSTDPKGLGYHPVDDEGVPGQKVDIIKDGILVNQQTSRQIAKLLGLQPSSNMKASFADDFPLVRMTNFCLAPGSGSLEELIASTEHGYLLDFTKTWSIDDNRNNFQFTTEIGYRIDGGKITGIVNEPTYFGITKDFWNSCDAVCGPEEWSYHSTFHCGKGEPGQVMQLSHGVAPARFKNINVSVKI is encoded by the coding sequence ATGGAACAACTGATCAAACAAACCCTCAATAAACTCGCCCAGCCTGACATCAGCTTCGCAGATGTCAGGATCACCCGCACCGACAATGAATGGCTGTATTTTATGAACGGATTCATGCGCAGTTACGGCAGCAGCATGGATTCCACCGCCATCGGCATCAGGGTGCTCATCAACGGCTGCTGGGGTTTCGCCGGGTCGCGCGACCTGAGCGCCGCCGCGATCGACCGCCTTGTCAGGACAGCGGTAAGAAATGCCCGCCAGGGCGGCAATTTTATCCGCAACAGGGTGGAGTTCCCCGCTTTGCCGGCAACCAGGGCAGAGTATCACCACCAGCCCGAGATCGACCCCTTCAAAATGCCCAAGGAAGAAAAGACTGCCTGCCTGCGCGGCCTGGCCGAGGCGATCAAACCCCAAGGCAAAATCGTCCACTCCATGGTGATGGGGCAATTCATGCGCCAAGAAAAATATTACGCGAACAGCGAGGGAACTTATTCCCACACATCATATTACAACACCCTACCGGTGATGGAGGTGGTCGCCTCCGACGGAGGCCAGATCCAGTCCCGCACCTGGCCTGGCCACATGAGCGCGGGCCGAGGCGGCTTCGAGCTCTTCGAGCAACAAAAATTCGCCGAAAACACCGACCGCATCATGAAAGAGGCCATCGATCTGCTAAACGCTCCTACCATCGAGGACGACCGTGCCGACATCATCATCGGAAACGGGCATCTCGCGCTGCAACTGCATGAATCGGTGGGACATGCCACAGAGGCGGACCGCATCTTCGGCATGGAAATCTCCTACGCCGGCAAAACCTTCATCAAGCCCGAAATGCTGGGCTCCTTCCAATACGGCTCGCCACTGGTGAACATCTACAGCGACAGCACCGACCCCAAAGGCCTGGGTTACCATCCTGTGGACGACGAAGGCGTTCCCGGACAGAAAGTGGACATCATCAAAGACGGCATCCTGGTCAATCAGCAAACCTCGCGCCAAATCGCCAAGTTGCTGGGATTGCAGCCTTCATCGAACATGAAAGCCTCTTTCGCCGACGATTTTCCCCTCGTGCGCATGACCAATTTCTGCCTCGCGCCGGGTTCCGGCAGCCTCGAAGAGCTGATCGCCAGCACCGAACACGGCTACCTGCTCGATTTCACCAAAACCTGGAGCATCGACGACAACCGCAACAACTTCCAGTTCACCACCGAAATAGGCTACCGCATCGACGGCGGCAAGATCACCGGAATCGTGAATGAACCAACCTATTTTGGCATCACCAAGGATTTCTGGAACTCCTGTGACGCCGTTTGCGGACCGGAGGAATGGTCCTACCACAGCACCTTCCATTGCGGAAAAGGCGAACCGGGGCAGGTCATGCAGCTTTCCCACGGCGTGGCCCCCGCCCGCTTCAAAAACATCAACGTCAGCGTGAAAATCTGA
- a CDS encoding TldD/PmbA family protein — protein MDQLEYLKSVLDQHPELQYSITQSNWSTDFLRFYHSETNYNISKDNTTIGAEIYKGKKSFNFAIENPERGKIDAALRDALEVIDKLPEDPDFVDLESDMTLAEPRVVKNNIEAIPLDLKTKILSNISAAASMYDFDIFGTFICNYQSFRLINSNGLDKSSQSSPIYLEVKAVHNKSQVTVLETFGGEDFGYFNERAFTESLMQKIKYCSSEIVDVEPGYYDVILAPRCLAEFIQYLSHGMSARALDQHSSWFEGKLNEQVFPAHISIVDDPADPRMIRADYGSDGHIYRRLPLVEKGIFRAFLCNNYYAHKTGLPKNGNTASCLKIEPGDKTLEEMIGGIKRGLYISSLHYMNFINPRETSLTGLTRDGTFLIENGRITKVVNNLRFTERIERILNNVVGLEDHCATIPFSGNYESFDIETVKAPHAHVRDFNVTSSTKTS, from the coding sequence ATGGACCAGCTTGAATATTTGAAAAGCGTCCTGGACCAGCATCCCGAGCTGCAATACAGCATCACCCAGAGCAATTGGTCCACCGATTTTCTGCGCTTTTACCACAGCGAGACCAACTATAACATCAGCAAAGACAACACCACCATCGGGGCGGAAATCTACAAAGGCAAGAAATCCTTCAACTTCGCTATCGAAAACCCCGAGCGCGGCAAGATCGACGCCGCCCTGCGTGACGCTCTGGAGGTGATAGACAAACTTCCCGAAGACCCGGATTTCGTGGATTTGGAAAGCGACATGACTCTGGCCGAACCCCGCGTGGTGAAAAACAACATCGAGGCCATTCCGCTGGACCTGAAAACAAAAATACTGTCCAATATTTCCGCCGCGGCTTCCATGTACGATTTCGATATCTTCGGCACCTTCATCTGCAATTATCAGTCCTTCCGCCTCATCAACAGCAACGGCCTGGACAAAAGCAGCCAGAGCTCGCCTATCTATCTGGAGGTGAAAGCCGTGCACAACAAATCCCAGGTGACTGTGCTGGAAACGTTCGGCGGCGAGGATTTCGGCTATTTTAACGAACGCGCCTTCACCGAGAGCCTGATGCAGAAAATCAAATACTGCTCCTCCGAAATCGTGGACGTTGAGCCAGGATATTATGACGTGATCCTGGCCCCGCGATGCCTGGCGGAATTCATCCAATACCTGTCCCATGGCATGAGCGCCAGAGCCCTGGACCAGCACAGCAGCTGGTTTGAGGGCAAGCTGAACGAACAGGTTTTTCCCGCACACATCAGCATTGTTGACGATCCCGCCGACCCGCGCATGATCCGCGCTGATTACGGTTCCGACGGCCACATCTACCGCCGCCTGCCGCTGGTGGAGAAGGGCATTTTCCGGGCTTTCCTCTGCAACAACTACTACGCCCACAAGACCGGTCTGCCCAAAAACGGCAACACCGCTTCCTGCCTCAAGATCGAGCCCGGCGACAAAACCCTCGAGGAGATGATCGGCGGCATCAAACGCGGCCTTTACATCTCCAGCCTCCACTACATGAACTTCATCAACCCCCGCGAAACCTCACTCACCGGGCTTACCCGTGACGGCACTTTCCTGATTGAGAACGGACGCATCACCAAGGTCGTGAACAACCTCCGCTTCACAGAGCGCATCGAACGCATCCTCAACAATGTGGTTGGCCTTGAAGACCACTGTGCCACGATCCCGTTTTCGGGAAACTATGAGAGCTTCGACATCGAAACCGTGAAAGCGCCTCACGCCCACGTGCGGGATTTCAACGTAACCTCATCAACCAAAACGAGTTAG
- a CDS encoding amidohydrolase family protein: protein MKLFTNAALPTSSVALKRVNVLFDETIIKISADEIISDEITQVIDLKGNILLPGAVDPHSHIITEQDPKKSIARISKAALSGGWTTLAELSFLNPRPIFSLSDLKRLRDQIDQSSFVDMAVWGNVDITDYPYHAEAAQELWANGVVGIALANPSPNPEIQALSFTEIMDLFMDIYESDTAFAFQGYDTDTAKKFSFDAQSDAVKKLLRRMQENPIHITRVNAFPTVEFINSVHKRSDISFAMCVADMMLLFSQIDSGQRMDLADYQQELFDLLRTNKIYLLSNNVESASVPKDLDEAFHGTSEQLLPWSYLWVLSELWKKRRVPLATVIKMTSENAAKRLGIYPAKGCIEAGSDADFVIYDPNKDTDFVAPDGSSHTLKGSIDSVWLRGKKVVNKGKVASAAGRALSRSTNPKRRHNSTTWI from the coding sequence ATGAAGCTATTCACAAATGCCGCCTTACCCACATCCTCGGTCGCCCTGAAAAGGGTGAATGTGCTCTTTGACGAGACCATCATCAAGATCAGCGCGGACGAGATCATATCCGATGAAATCACCCAAGTCATCGACCTGAAGGGAAATATCCTCCTGCCCGGCGCGGTGGACCCCCACAGCCACATCATCACGGAGCAGGACCCCAAGAAGAGTATCGCCCGGATCAGCAAAGCCGCCCTCTCCGGCGGCTGGACCACCCTGGCCGAGCTGAGTTTCCTGAATCCCAGGCCAATCTTCAGCCTGTCCGACCTCAAGCGCCTGCGAGACCAGATCGACCAGTCCTCTTTCGTGGACATGGCGGTCTGGGGAAACGTGGACATCACTGATTATCCCTATCACGCAGAAGCCGCGCAGGAACTCTGGGCCAACGGCGTGGTGGGCATCGCGCTCGCCAATCCTTCTCCCAATCCCGAGATCCAGGCACTCAGCTTCACCGAGATCATGGACCTCTTCATGGATATCTACGAATCGGACACCGCCTTCGCCTTTCAGGGATACGACACCGATACCGCAAAGAAATTCAGCTTCGACGCGCAAAGCGACGCCGTCAAAAAACTGCTGCGCCGGATGCAGGAAAACCCCATCCACATCACGCGCGTAAACGCCTTTCCCACAGTTGAGTTCATCAACAGCGTGCACAAGCGCTCCGATATATCCTTTGCCATGTGCGTGGCCGACATGATGCTGCTGTTCAGCCAAATCGACAGCGGCCAGCGGATGGACCTGGCCGACTACCAACAGGAGCTTTTTGACCTGCTGCGCACCAACAAGATCTACCTGCTTTCCAACAACGTGGAATCCGCTTCCGTCCCAAAAGACCTGGACGAGGCTTTCCACGGCACTTCGGAACAGCTTCTGCCCTGGAGCTACCTCTGGGTGCTTTCAGAACTCTGGAAAAAGCGCAGGGTCCCCCTGGCCACAGTGATAAAGATGACCAGCGAAAACGCGGCCAAGCGTCTGGGGATTTACCCCGCCAAGGGCTGCATCGAAGCGGGTTCGGACGCGGATTTCGTGATCTACGACCCAAATAAAGACACCGATTTCGTCGCCCCCGACGGCAGTTCCCACACCTTGAAGGGCAGCATCGATTCTGTCTGGCTGCGCGGCAAAAAAGTGGTGAACAAAGGCAAGGTCGCTTCCGCGGCGGGCAGAGCCCTCTCCCGCAGCACCAATCCCAAACGCCGCCACAACAGCACCACCTGGATCTAA
- a CDS encoding ROK family protein, translating to MTSDKATLGLDIGGSSVKYGWGDCKVGLQNFGKLELRQKNLPHLRETVRQILDICARELGLSSLGAIGIGTPGTIDRNSGKIVGVNPNLPFWVDTDPRELIPKELGLPVFCDNDANLMCLAEAWLRGGQGSVAGITVGSGIGCGFVVDGMIWHGAHGYALELGHITSISQGELCSCGRNGCLEAYASVEGLRHRLLELPGADDFITESSNLSSLLAFSQASPAAANIIAEGRDVLARGISDLIVILDPDAVVIGGGAMDGGLYPWNELKRLVKENLPSVNEERTSLEQAREGNRAGVLGAVILASQS from the coding sequence TTGACAAGCGATAAAGCGACACTCGGACTGGATATCGGCGGCTCCAGCGTTAAATACGGTTGGGGCGACTGTAAAGTTGGTTTACAGAATTTCGGCAAACTTGAGCTGCGGCAAAAAAACCTTCCTCACCTGCGGGAAACCGTGCGCCAAATACTGGATATTTGTGCCCGGGAACTTGGTCTGTCCAGCCTCGGCGCTATCGGCATCGGCACTCCCGGCACCATCGACCGGAATTCCGGCAAAATCGTGGGCGTCAATCCCAACCTGCCTTTCTGGGTTGACACCGACCCCCGTGAACTCATCCCCAAAGAACTTGGTCTGCCCGTTTTCTGCGATAACGACGCCAACCTGATGTGTCTGGCGGAAGCCTGGCTGCGGGGCGGCCAGGGCAGCGTAGCCGGGATAACTGTCGGCAGCGGAATAGGTTGCGGCTTTGTGGTGGATGGCATGATCTGGCACGGGGCGCACGGATATGCCCTCGAGCTTGGCCACATCACCAGCATTTCTCAGGGAGAGCTTTGTTCCTGCGGCAGAAATGGTTGCCTGGAAGCCTACGCGTCGGTTGAGGGGCTGCGGCACAGGCTGTTGGAGCTGCCTGGGGCGGATGATTTCATCACGGAGAGTTCCAACCTGTCCAGCCTGCTCGCTTTCAGCCAGGCCAGTCCCGCGGCTGCCAACATCATAGCCGAAGGCAGGGATGTCCTGGCCCGCGGCATTTCCGACCTCATCGTGATCCTGGACCCCGACGCCGTAGTGATCGGAGGAGGCGCGATGGATGGCGGGCTCTATCCCTGGAATGAGCTGAAGCGGCTCGTAAAGGAAAATCTTCCCTCAGTGAACGAAGAGCGCACCTCCTTGGAACAGGCTCGCGAAGGCAACCGGGCGGGAGTTTTGGGCGCTGTGATATTGGCATCTCAAAGTTAA